The segment GCCCTCGTCCTGGTGGACAGCCATGGCGAGAACCAGATAGTCGTCTGCCCCGGCGCCAATCAGGAAGTGTCGCTGCAAGGCGTCGACTTCGCGGCCGACGAGGCAATCCTCTGCCAGCTCGAGGTGGGTCTCGCCGTGGTGCTGGAAGCAGCGCGGCGCGCGCCAGGCTACTTCGCCTTGAACGCTGCACCGGCGATGTCCTTGCCCACCGAACTCCTGGACAGATGCGACCTGGTCATCGTGAATGAGACCGAGTACGCCATGATCCCGGAACTTGCGCATGCCCGCCTGGTGGCGGTGACGTACGGGAAGAACGGCTCGGCAATCTACGAGCGCGGCCAGCAGCTGGCGAGCGCAGCGGCGCTGCCGGTGCCCGTGGCCAACACGGTCGGCGCCGGAGACGCGTTCTGCGCCGCGTTGGTGCTAGCGCTCCGGCAGGGGCTGGCATATGAGCATGCGCTGGCGGTTGCCAGCGCCGTGGGCGCCGATGCGGTCGGCGATCCGTCATCCCAGCCGGCATTCGCTCCGTTGGCGAGCTATGTCGAAGCCACCCGCGCCGAGTCGCAGGCACCGGTCAGGGCGGGACGCTCGTGAGCATCAGCATCAGGCCGGCTACAGCCGCGGACTACGCACAAGTCAGGAGGATCACCCGGGATGCCTACGTGAAGGCGGGGTACTTCGAGTCGGATCACCCGTACCTGCACGTGCTTGAAGACGTGGAGCACCGAGGACAGCATGCGGTTGTCTGGGTCGCTGAATCACTCGACACAATCGTCGCCTCGGTTACCCTGACGTTCGCCGGCCAGCCCTACTCAGATATCGCTGCCGACGGCGAGCTGGAGTTCCGGATGCTTGCTGTCGATCCTGCCTTACAGCGCGGCGGCGTCGGCCGGACTCTGGTTAAAGAAATCATCGCGTACGCGCGGTCCCTCGACGGCATCGAGGCTGTCAGTCTGACCAGTGCCACGAACATGACCCGGGCACACACGCTTTACAGTTCGCTCGGGTTCGTCCGCGTTCCGGAAAGAGACTGGTACGTCGCGGATGAAGACATCCTGCTCTGGGTATTTCGGCTACCGCTCTAGGTTCGCGATCAGGTAGGCCTGGCGGTTCTTCTCCGGGGCGATCGGCTCCCGCTCGGTGGCCGACGCGGTCTTGAACCCGGCCTCGGAAAGAAGGTCGGAGATGCGTTCCGGCGATAGCCGGTAAGCATCGAGTGAGAGCGGATGGCCGTACCCCTGCTCCAGGTGCACCACCTCGTTGCCGACCTGGAACGCCAGAATGATCGGACCACCTGGGACGAGGATCCGCGCGAATTCGGCGAATACGCCCGGCAGCTCATCTGGCGGCAGATGGATGATCGAGTACCACGCGACGATGCCGGAAACCGAGCTGTCGGCGATATCGAGGGCTGTCATCGTTCCGACCTCGAACCGCAGGCCGGGATGATCGCGTGTCGCTGCGGCGATCATCCCCGGCGACAGATCGATGCCGAATACTTCCGCACCCAATGAGTTCAGGTATCCGGCTACCCGGCCTGGACCGCAACCCAGATCCGCAATTGGGTGCTCCGGTGACGGACCTGCCAACTCGATGAAAGCGGAAAGCAGTGACCGGTCGAGCGGCTTTTGGGCAAGCTCCGTACGCAGCAGCTGCGCATAGTCGTCTGCCACCTGGTCATATGCCTTGCGGGTCTGCTCCGCCCAGCCTTTATCGGTCACTTCTGTGTTGGTCATCGCATTTAGGCTAAAACATCAGCTTCACCGATCGGGGTTACGACACCTACGACAATTTTGCGGAAGCGGTAGAAACTGCACCCAGCCGGAACACTCCAGGGAGCGTTCGCTGATCGACGCATCCGAGTAGGGCGCAAGACTACGGCGAAGCGGTCGCTAACCGTCGACGAACACGCAGAACTCGTTGCCATCCGGATCGGCCATCACGGTCCAGTCGATGTCGTCATCCTGCTGACGCACCATTGCCGCTCCCTTCCTGGCGAGGGTTTCGATCGCCCCGGCGTCGTCGACCAGCACGTCCCAGTGGATTCGGTTCTTGGCCCTCTTTGGCTCGGCTACCTGGCCGAAAACGAAAGAGCCAAAAGGCGCACCAGGAATGTCGCTGACGGCGGGCTCACCATCGGAATCCCTAGTGATGGTCGCGTCGAACACCCCTGCCCACCATGCGGCGATCGGCTCTGGATTCAGGCTGTCCACACTCAGTTCGTAGAGCCGGTAGCCAGGCACGTGTTCACGCTCGAACAGGCAGTATTCCCCGCCTTCCGGGTCCGCCATCACAGTCCACGAGAAAGGTCCCCAGCCGGGCAACACCCTGGCGCCGAGGGTCTCCTGCTCGGCAACGGAAGCACCATGCACATCGATGTGCACCCGTTGCTTCACAGTTCGAGGCTCGGGCACGGTATTGATCCACACGCCGTGCTGTGGCGTCGGTCCCCGCAGCAGGACAGGCGAGCCATCCGCACCGCGCGCCTGATCCGAGGTGCGCGGGGTCAACCCGAGCGCGGCCGACCAGAATACGGTCATCCGGCGACTGTCGTTGACATCGATGCAGAGATCCTTGAAGCGCGCCAGAGCCATGTGATTCAGCCTAATCGGAGGTATCTGCAATAGTGCGGAATATTACGCCTGGCTTTGACATCGCATTCGCCGCTGATCACACTTGATGTTGGTCGAACTATTCAGGAGGTAAGCGTGCGACATCCACGGCACACTTCCCGTACCCTCCTGCTGTTCGCGCGTCATCATATCGACTTGATGCGCACCTGCACCGCAATCTGTCGGTAACTCCCTGACTCCGCGCGACTCTCGCGCCATCCGCGTCGCTGCGACGCATTCGCCAGCTCTACCAATTCCTCGCGTTTACCGCCACTGGACATCCAGCGGTCACCGCTGCCCGCTCCCAGATTTTAGACAAAGGCCATACCTTGCTCATTTCAGGACTCATCGTCGGCACCGTACTAGGCTTCGTCCTTCAACGCGGTCGCTTTTGCGTAACCGGTGCTTTCCGCGACCTGTGGACCACCCGGAATTCCCGTTGGTTCACCGCGTTCCTCGTTATCGTCGCCGTGCACAGCGTGGGACTCTTCGCCTTGCAGGCACTGGGTGTCATCACCCTGGAAGCCGAGGCGTTCCCCTGGCTGGCGACAATCGTCGGCGGCTTCATCTTCGGTTTCGCAATCATCCTTGCCGGCGGCTGCGCCACGGGGACCTACTACCGCGCCGGTGAAGGCCTGGTCGGCAGCTGGTTCGCCCTGATCATGTACGCGCTGTTCTCCGCAATCATGAAGACAGGGCCGCTGTCCGGATTCAACACATCGATGCGCGGCATAACCATCGACGCCAGCACAATTTACGGTTCGCTGGGCATTTCGCCGTGGGTGCTCGTCGCCGTTCTGGTCGTAGCGGTCGGACTGGCTGTGCGGCACCACCTGAGCAAGCCAAAGGTCAAGATCGCCACACTGCCGGCGTCCAAGTCGGGCTTGGCGCATGTGCTCTTCGAGAAGCCGTGGGGAGCCTTCGGAACCGCCGCCATCATCGGCGTCATCGCGACCGTGGCCTGGCCGCTCAGCGCGGCGACAGGTCGCAACGATGGCCTGGGAATTACGACGCCGTCATCGAAGCTCGTATCGTTCCTGGTCACCGGCGATCCGGAACTTGTCGATTGGGGCGTACTGCTCGTCGTCGGGATCCTGCTTGGATCGTTCATCGCGGCAAAGGGCAGCGGCGAATTCCGGATCCGGGTTCCAGACGCCACCACAATCATCAAGAGCATCGGCGGGGGCGCGCTGATGGGAATCGGCGCCGCGCTGGCCGGAGGCTGCACGATCGGTAACGCGATGGTTCAGACGGCACAGTTCAGCTTCCAGGGCTGGACGGCGCTCGGCTTCATGATTCTCGGCACGGGAGTCGCTGCGAAGCTGACCCTGATGCGCAAGCGTCCGGCGTCCACTCCGACCTCCTCCACCTCGGGCGTCTCGGTCTGAGCCACCCAACTGTCATAGCTACTGATAAGGAAACAACCATGCAGGTAAAGCTCGAGACCGACGGCCAGGTCTGCCCATTTCCGCTGATCGAGGCCAAGTCTGCGATTGACGACCTCGCGATCGGCGATGAACTCGTGATCAACTTCGATTGCACACAGGCCACCGAGGCCATTCCGCGCTGGGCGGCCGAAAGCGGCTACCCGGTGACCAACTTCGCCAAGGCCGGCGATGCCTCCTGGACGATCACGGTCCAGAAGCAGTAGGGGTTCGGCTTGCTGATTGACCGCACCTGACTGCGGTCTAGTCGACATCGGCTCTTTCGAATCCGCGACCGGACTGCGGGCGCTCAGTCGACGCTGAGTTCACCCATCCGGGACCAGCTATCGCCATCGACCGTGGTGTTGATGATCCGAGGAGTCTCGGCGAGCGCCGGGAGCATCTCGCGCATCGCCGTCTGGAAGTGCGCACTGTTCACGTGTGCCTCGGCAGCATCATCCCGGAACGCCTCGACCAGAACGAACTCACTCGGGTCGTCGATACTCCTCGACCAGTCGAACCACAGGTTGCCGGGTTCGTCTCTGGTGGCTTCGGTGAAGTCGTGGACCAGGTCCAGCCAACGCTCAGACCAGTCTGGCTTCGTCTTGAACCTGACGACTATGAAAATCACTTGAGGCACCTGCCGATCTTGAATGGACTATCCCGGTATCTGCCGGTTCACTGCCTTGAAGATTCTCACATCCTCATCGACGGCGCCGCGCACCTGGCACACCGATTGTGCCGTATCCGGAAATCTAGCGCCGGGGCTATAGGCGATGAGAGAGCACGATCGGCGTGCCGAACTCACGGCATCGGATGGCGGAACGGCTCGCCAGCCAATTCACCGCGGCCATCGCATGCGCTATCGCGACACCGGCATTGATTCAGTTACATCGGCGGCGGCTGCACCGGCTGTGGTTCCGGCTCACCTGGGGATGGCCCCGGCCCCGGGCTGGGCTCAGGCGGGACACCTCCCGGCGCCGGTGGACC is part of the Saxibacter everestensis genome and harbors:
- a CDS encoding ribokinase, whose translation is MNDSPRHALTVVGSINLDITATGARLPSPGETIGDAVLRHQPGGKGANQAVAAARLAGGSRMIGAVGDDDSGRALLQALGDAGVDTGDVASVDAPTGTALVLVDSHGENQIVVCPGANQEVSLQGVDFAADEAILCQLEVGLAVVLEAARRAPGYFALNAAPAMSLPTELLDRCDLVIVNETEYAMIPELAHARLVAVTYGKNGSAIYERGQQLASAAALPVPVANTVGAGDAFCAALVLALRQGLAYEHALAVASAVGADAVGDPSSQPAFAPLASYVEATRAESQAPVRAGRS
- a CDS encoding GNAT family N-acetyltransferase; protein product: MSISIRPATAADYAQVRRITRDAYVKAGYFESDHPYLHVLEDVEHRGQHAVVWVAESLDTIVASVTLTFAGQPYSDIAADGELEFRMLAVDPALQRGGVGRTLVKEIIAYARSLDGIEAVSLTSATNMTRAHTLYSSLGFVRVPERDWYVADEDILLWVFRLPL
- a CDS encoding class I SAM-dependent DNA methyltransferase, with amino-acid sequence MTNTEVTDKGWAEQTRKAYDQVADDYAQLLRTELAQKPLDRSLLSAFIELAGPSPEHPIADLGCGPGRVAGYLNSLGAEVFGIDLSPGMIAAATRDHPGLRFEVGTMTALDIADSSVSGIVAWYSIIHLPPDELPGVFAEFARILVPGGPIILAFQVGNEVVHLEQGYGHPLSLDAYRLSPERISDLLSEAGFKTASATEREPIAPEKNRQAYLIANLER
- a CDS encoding VOC family protein, which translates into the protein MALARFKDLCIDVNDSRRMTVFWSAALGLTPRTSDQARGADGSPVLLRGPTPQHGVWINTVPEPRTVKQRVHIDVHGASVAEQETLGARVLPGWGPFSWTVMADPEGGEYCLFEREHVPGYRLYELSVDSLNPEPIAAWWAGVFDATITRDSDGEPAVSDIPGAPFGSFVFGQVAEPKRAKNRIHWDVLVDDAGAIETLARKGAAMVRQQDDDIDWTVMADPDGNEFCVFVDG
- a CDS encoding YeeE/YedE family protein, whose protein sequence is MLISGLIVGTVLGFVLQRGRFCVTGAFRDLWTTRNSRWFTAFLVIVAVHSVGLFALQALGVITLEAEAFPWLATIVGGFIFGFAIILAGGCATGTYYRAGEGLVGSWFALIMYALFSAIMKTGPLSGFNTSMRGITIDASTIYGSLGISPWVLVAVLVVAVGLAVRHHLSKPKVKIATLPASKSGLAHVLFEKPWGAFGTAAIIGVIATVAWPLSAATGRNDGLGITTPSSKLVSFLVTGDPELVDWGVLLVVGILLGSFIAAKGSGEFRIRVPDATTIIKSIGGGALMGIGAALAGGCTIGNAMVQTAQFSFQGWTALGFMILGTGVAAKLTLMRKRPASTPTSSTSGVSV
- a CDS encoding sulfurtransferase TusA family protein, translating into MQVKLETDGQVCPFPLIEAKSAIDDLAIGDELVINFDCTQATEAIPRWAAESGYPVTNFAKAGDASWTITVQKQ
- a CDS encoding putative quinol monooxygenase, with protein sequence MIFIVVRFKTKPDWSERWLDLVHDFTEATRDEPGNLWFDWSRSIDDPSEFVLVEAFRDDAAEAHVNSAHFQTAMREMLPALAETPRIINTTVDGDSWSRMGELSVD